DNA sequence from the Thermanaerothrix sp. genome:
CCTGGAGGATCGGTGGGGCCCCTTGAGGGTTACCAGCGGGTACCGATGCTTCAGGCATAACAGGGCGGTTGGAGGGGTGCCAGGAAGCCTCCACACCCGAGGGCTCGCGGCGGACGTGGCGTGCCCAAGGGAAAGGCAGGTGGAGCTGGGAACCGTCGCCAGGGAGATGGGCTTCAACCAGGTGGTGCTCTATCCAACCCGGGGGTTCGTGCACCTTGGCATAAAGCCCTGAGGTTTCTAGCCCCTTATCGGCGGGCCCCGGATAGTTCCGGGGCCCTTCCCGTCCAATGGGCCCTAATGTCCCAGGGTAGGCGGGATATGCTGATCCCCTCTTGCAGGAGCCCCCTTATCATGCGTGTATAATTAACCATATATCCAGGGGGTGATGGGATGACCACGAAGCACGATGATCTTACCCTTGCGACTCGGTTCCTCGATGTTATCCAACAGGACATAATGCCCCTCACCGAGCGGGCGGTCCAGATAGGCTGCAAGGTCTTCGGGGCTGCGGTCTTAAGGCGGGACGACCTTTCCTTGGTGGTGGCGGGCACCAACCAGGAAGCCTTCTCCCCCCTTTGGCACGGTGAAGTTTACACCATAAAGCTCTTCTACGAGCTCCAGGGGCACCCGGACCCCTCGGAGTGCCTGTTCCTCTCCACCCACGAGCCCTGCTCAATGTGCATATCCGCCCTGGCCTGGTCGGGCTTCAAGGACGTGTTCTACTTCTTCGGCTACGAGCACACCAAGGAGGACTTCAACATCCCCCACGACCTCAAGATGCTCAAGGAGGTCTTCAAATGCGACCATCCGACTCCCA
Encoded proteins:
- a CDS encoding nucleoside deaminase; the encoded protein is MTTKHDDLTLATRFLDVIQQDIMPLTERAVQIGCKVFGAAVLRRDDLSLVVAGTNQEAFSPLWHGEVYTIKLFYELQGHPDPSECLFLSTHEPCSMCISALAWSGFKDVFYFFGYEHTKEDFNIPHDLKMLKEVFKCDHPTPNNCYYTKRSIMEMIKSIKGPDAAPLEERAKAIREGYARMSQVYQAGEKKMILK
- a CDS encoding D-Ala-D-Ala carboxypeptidase family metallohydrolase is translated as MRDEVRRFRCRCCGVCLMKPSFLRAFAALEDRWGPLRVTSGYRCFRHNRAVGGVPGSLHTRGLAADVACPRERQVELGTVAREMGFNQVVLYPTRGFVHLGIKP